Proteins encoded in a region of the Vicia villosa cultivar HV-30 ecotype Madison, WI linkage group LG5, Vvil1.0, whole genome shotgun sequence genome:
- the LOC131601868 gene encoding lactoylglutathione lyase isoform X1 encodes MSATSTLHFLSRLRFIAKPQRFSLPSPLSTPFHFSLFTKPKKSTQFRFFSMAAAEPKESPANNPGLHATIDEATKGYFMQQTMYRIKDPKVSLDFYSRILGMSLLKRLDFPELKFSLYFMGYEDTSEAPSNPVDRTVWTFAQKATIELTHNWGTESDPEFKGHHNGNSDPRGFGHIGITVDDTYKACERFQNLGVEFVKKPDDGKMKGIAFIKDPDGYWIEIFDRKTIGNVTEAAAA; translated from the exons ATGTCAGCCACCTCTACTTTACACTTCCTTTCTCGTCTCCGTTTCATCGCCAAACCCCAACGTTTCTCTCTCCCATCACCACTCTCAACCCCTTTCCATTTCTCACTCTTCACCAAACCAAAG AAATCGACTCAGTTTCGATTTTTCTCAATGGCTGCTGCTGAACCGAAGGAATCACCGGCTAACAACCCTGGTCTTCATGCAACTATAGATGAAGCTACTAAGGGTTACTTTATGCAACAAACT ATGTATAGAATCAAAGACCCCAAAGTTAGCCTTGATTTTTACTCCCGCATTTTGGGCATGTC TTTGCTCAAGAGACTGGATTTTCCGGAATTGAAATTCAGCTTGTACTTTATGGGGTATGAG GATACATCTGAAGCTCCAAGTAACCCTGTTGATAGAACAGTTTGGACCTTTGCTCAAAAGGCTACAATTGAATTGACACA TAATTGGGGCACAGAAAGTGATCCAGAGTTCAAAGGGCACCACAATGGCAATTCGGATCCTCGTGGTTTTG GACACATTGGCATAACTGTTGATGACACCTACAAAGCTTGTGAAAGATTTCAGAATTTGGGAGTTGAGTTTGTTAAGAAACCAGATGAtg GGAAAATGAAAGGGATAGCATTTATCAAGGATCCGGATGGATACTGGATTGAAATCTTTGACAGGAAGACAATAGGAAATGTAACAGAAGCTGCTGCTGCTTAA
- the LOC131601868 gene encoding lactoylglutathione lyase isoform X2, with protein sequence MAAAEPKESPANNPGLHATIDEATKGYFMQQTMYRIKDPKVSLDFYSRILGMSLLKRLDFPELKFSLYFMGYEDTSEAPSNPVDRTVWTFAQKATIELTHNWGTESDPEFKGHHNGNSDPRGFGHIGITVDDTYKACERFQNLGVEFVKKPDDGKMKGIAFIKDPDGYWIEIFDRKTIGNVTEAAAA encoded by the exons ATGGCTGCTGCTGAACCGAAGGAATCACCGGCTAACAACCCTGGTCTTCATGCAACTATAGATGAAGCTACTAAGGGTTACTTTATGCAACAAACT ATGTATAGAATCAAAGACCCCAAAGTTAGCCTTGATTTTTACTCCCGCATTTTGGGCATGTC TTTGCTCAAGAGACTGGATTTTCCGGAATTGAAATTCAGCTTGTACTTTATGGGGTATGAG GATACATCTGAAGCTCCAAGTAACCCTGTTGATAGAACAGTTTGGACCTTTGCTCAAAAGGCTACAATTGAATTGACACA TAATTGGGGCACAGAAAGTGATCCAGAGTTCAAAGGGCACCACAATGGCAATTCGGATCCTCGTGGTTTTG GACACATTGGCATAACTGTTGATGACACCTACAAAGCTTGTGAAAGATTTCAGAATTTGGGAGTTGAGTTTGTTAAGAAACCAGATGAtg GGAAAATGAAAGGGATAGCATTTATCAAGGATCCGGATGGATACTGGATTGAAATCTTTGACAGGAAGACAATAGGAAATGTAACAGAAGCTGCTGCTGCTTAA